From a single Mobula birostris isolate sMobBir1 chromosome 13, sMobBir1.hap1, whole genome shotgun sequence genomic region:
- the LOC140207233 gene encoding uncharacterized protein isoform X1, with the protein MDDSETYMNVNFTKTDSRFPSRGNIGSERPTRRDRSVASIWLICVLTTALVITGICWWIHVSQIRQSMITSDRNCTETGRKDRSVNEIKAQICDLMSSKRDQPCSKHWIRNKDRCYYVSTVDTSSFRAMQECSNSDSRLLEINSRDEANFVSRKLVDGDRSYWIGKCENWNVALAILYKVSSVTSDCKDCYSYPGSYPCNRDRRFICEKSAPLLPAIPEKIHNLCQQPMETT; encoded by the exons GCAACATAGGCAGTGAACGACCCACAAGAAGAGACAGATCAGTCGCAAGCATATGGCTAATCTGCGTTTTAACAACGGCCCTCGTTATCACGGGTATCTGCTGGTGGATTCATG TATCACAGATTCGTCAGTCTATGATCACCTCTGACCGAAACTGTACTGAGACGGGAAGGAAAGACAGATCTGTCAACGAAATCAAGGCTCAGATCTGTGATCTAATGAGCAGCAAAAGAG ATCAACCGTGTTCCAAGCACTGGATCAGAAATAAAGACCGGTGTTATTATGTCTCCACGGTTGACACATCTTCCTTCAGAGCGATGCAAGAATGTTCAAACAGTGATTCAAGGCTTCTCGAAATCAATTCAAGGGATGAAGCG AACTTTGTCTCCCGCAAACTTGTGGACGGAGACCGTTCATATTGGATTGGAAAATGCGAGAACTG GAATGTGGCCTTGGCTATCTTGTACAAGGTGTCTTCTGTAACATCGGACTGCAAAGACTGCTATTCGTACCCTGGGAGTTACCCTTGCAATCGTGATCGGCGTTTCATCTGCGAGAAGTCAGCACCTTTGCTCCCGGCGATTCCTGAAAAGATCCACAATCTCTGTCAACAGCCAATGGAGACGACATGA